In Melanotaenia boesemani isolate fMelBoe1 chromosome 18, fMelBoe1.pri, whole genome shotgun sequence, the following proteins share a genomic window:
- the LOC121629333 gene encoding trichohyalin-like — protein sequence MFSKLFKRTQQGSGKGKEHFQQDNESLQTEVKALRGINQQLRKELELSRKRKVRNHKLQRDYLLRNRNQLSADRDALKKSNQTLLTEIKNQNLQMAEAHKRLLEMQNEKKTLQQNSFAEKETLEIKIVQLRHEISKMVGAMDEKTQENQTLQKDLEQLLKNDGDEILRKNLQLRKQVPKIQSDLEKTAFLKANDQELREQTTRLHDNVRGLVSSENEFDLIKNKIKLLEHLIQKDLKGLQFFGMKLNAMQNKNKCLQNQTEEINVQNQKLRKEMQEMKFVKSTCDVSKKQVDLQQEENISFKEENEKVQKDLQEVKNFESTCDVMRKKGQITATRK from the exons ATGTTTAGCAAACTGTTTAAACGCACCCAGCAGGGATCTGGAAAAGGCAAAGAACATTTCCAGCAAGACAACGAAAGTCTTCAAACTGAAGTTAAGGCGCTTCGTGGGATAAATCAACAGCTTCGCAAAGAGCTGGAGCTCTCACGAAAACGAAAGGTAAGAAATCACAAGCTCCAAAGAGATTATCTGTTAAGAAACCGCAATCAGCTGTCTGCTGACAGAGATGCCCTTAAAAAGTCCAACCAAACTCTGCTTACAGAAATCAAAAACCAAAATCTGCAAATGGCAGAGGCACACAAGAGATTACTAGAAATgcagaatgagaaaaaaacgCTGCAGCAAAACAGTTTCGCAGAAAAAGAAACTCTAGAGATTAAAATTGTGCAGCTGAGACACGAAATCAGCAAAATGGTTGGAGCCATGGATGAGAAAACGCAGGAAAATCAGACTCTGCAGAAAGATCTTGAACAGCTACTGAAAAACGATGGAGATGAAATCCTGAGAAAAAATCTCCAGCTCAGAAAGCAAGTTCCAAAGATCCAGAGCGATTTAGAGAAAACTGCTTTCTTAAAAGCAAACGACCAGGAGCTTAGAGAGCAAACTACGAGACTCCATGATAATGTTCGAGGGCTGGTTTCCAGTGAAAAcgaatttgatttaattaaaaacaaaatcaaattacTGGAGCATC taatccAAAAGGATTTAAAAGGATTGCAGTTTTTTGGCATGAAACTGAACgccatgcaaaataaaaacaaatgtctgCAAAACCAAACTGAGGAGATCAACGTGCAAAACCAGAAACTCAGAAAggaaatgcaagaaatgaagTTCGTTAAATCCACATGTGATGTCTCAAAAAAACAGGTCGATTTACAGCAGGAAGAAAATATCAgctttaaagaagaaaatgagaaagtcCAAAAGGATTTGCAAGAAGTGAAAAACTTTGAATCCACGTGTGATGTGATgagaaaaaaaggtcaaattacTGCAACAAGAAAATGA
- the LOC121629332 gene encoding girdin-like: MQNTNELLQKQNEELREQNHKLQEDLKELRYFKSTCNEMKSQINLLQQENDDFKKLSHKLQEDLKELRYFKSTCDEMKSQINLLQQENDDFKKQNHKLQEDLKELRCFKSTCDEMKSQINLLQQENGDFKKLSHKLQEDLEELRYFKSTCNEMKSKINLLQQENDDFKKQNQKLQEDLRELKFFKSTCDVTKDKIYVMEQENVDFKKLNQKLRDDLQDLKFFESTCDPMKNKMKLLQKQNDDFKKHNHKFREDLTSLIFDSTTDEEGLIKKDLKTLQVVHSTFNSMQSTNEPLQIQTEEFREQSQKLGDDLQELKFFESPCDGMKNQVDLLQQESGDFKEQNQKLKEDLKELRPFESTCDGMKNQLDLLQQENDAFKEQNQKLQEDLQKLKFFKSTCDVAKNKLYVMEQENEDFKKLNQKLRDDLQDLKFFESTCDGMKNQVDLLQQQNKDFKEQNQKLGKELGKLIFDSTIDD, translated from the exons ATGCAAAATACGAACGAACttcttcaaaaacaaaatgaggagCTCAGAGAACAAAATCATAAACTCCAAGAGGATTTGAAAGAACTAAGGTACTTTAAATCTACATGTAATGAGATGAAAAGCCAGATTAACCtgctgcagcaagaaaatgATGACTTTAAAAAGCTAAGTCATAAACTCCAAGAGGATTTGAAAGAACTAAGGTACTTTAAATCTACATGTGATGAGATGAAAAGCCAGATTAATCtgctgcagcaagaaaatgatgactttaaaaagcaaaatcatAAACTCCAAGAGGATTTGAAAGAACTAAGGTGCTTTAAATCTACATGTGATGAGATGAAAAGCCAGATTAACCtgctgcagcaagaaaatgGTGACTTTAAAAAGCTAAGTCATAAACTCCAAGAGGATTTGGAAGAACTAAGGTACTTTAAATCTACATGTAATGAGATGAAAAGCAAGATTAAC CtgctgcagcaagaaaatgatgattttaaaaagcaaaatcagAAACTCCAAGAGGATTTGCGAGAACTAAAGTTCTTTAAATCCACGTGTGATGTGACAAAAGACAAGATCTATGTAATGGAGCAAGAAAATGTAgactttaaaaagctaaatcagAAACTCAGAGACGATTTGCAAGACCTAAAGTTCTTTGAATCCACATGTGATCCGatgaaaaacaagatgaaattactgcagaaacaaaatgacgactttaaaaaacacaatcataAATTCAGAGAGGACTTAACATCGCTGATATTTGACTCTACAACTGATGAAGAAGGCTTGATTAAAAAGGATCTAAAAACATTGCAGGTCGTTCACTCCACATTTAACTCCATGCAAAGTACGAACGAACCTCTGCAAATACAAACTGAGGAGTTTAGAGAACAAAGTCAGAAACTCGGAGACGATTTGCAAGAGCTAAAGTTCTTTGAATCCCCATGTGATGGGATGAAAAACCAGGTGGATCTTCTGCAGCAAGAAAGTGGAGACTTCAAAGAGCAAAATCAGAAACTCAAAGAGGATTTGAAAGAACTAAGGCCCTTTGAATCCACATGTGATGGGATGAAAAACCAGCTGGATCTACTGCAGCAAGAAAATGATGCTTTTAAAGAGCAAAATCAGAAACTCCAAGAGGATTTGCAGAAACTAAAGTTCTTTAAATCCACATGCGATGTGGCAAAAAACAAGCTCTATGTAATGGAGCAAGAAAATGAGgactttaaaaagctaaatcagAAACTCAGAGACGATTTGCAAGACCTAAAGTTCTTTGAATCCACATGTGATGGGATGAAAAACCAGGTGGATCTTCTGCAGcaacaaaataaagactttaaagaGCAAAATCAGAAACTTGGAAAGGAATTAGGAAAGCTGATATTTGACTCCACAATTGATGATTAA